The genomic DNA aacaatcattcTGTTACGCGCCGAAGTCAagaacccccccccctgccctctttctctttctctctctctctcccagcATACGTACCTCTTGTTCAATCGCTTCCTTATGCTTTATACGTTTCTGCTTCTCAGTGTTGGCTCGGTTAATCTGTGTCTCAAGACAGAGCAGAATCGTTTCACATGAATCGCTCCATTCTTGCAAGGTGGAGGCAATTTCCTTTATATCACTCATACGAATATCGCGACCGATGGCATAATCTACTTCCAGCTGCTTGTTCTTTTGGTCAAGCTTACCGTGAATAACGTCGGCGTAGATTGCTTCGATAATCAAATCTTCCAGCACTCGCACATTCTTAATGTCTAACTCATCAAGTAATTCATTGTATGGAATGCATTTGCTTTTAATCGCCAATGATACCACCGTGAGGTGCTGCAACTTCTTTTGCATTGCCGGAGTAAGCTGTATCAGTTTCGCCTTATTCTCAAGATATTGGCGATATGTTCCATAAGCAAAAAGATTCAGCGTATTGTAGTAGCTTGCATGTGGACCATTTTGAAGCTGTAATATGCGAAAGGGGTAATCAAGCCTCTAGTTGGCTTTTCAAGAATCTTTAGCTATGCTTACCTCTTCGATGTTAGGCATCGCCAGCAGTTCTCCAAATACGTGCACTCCCGGTGCTTCTAGCACTTGTTTGATCAACTCAATGCAAGCCGCTCCTTTGGCTCCTTTAGCAAGTAAAACATACTGCTCGATCGGATTGTGCGCTGAATATTGCTGACGTGCCGAAGAGTCGGCCTCAAAACTCGATAATTCAGGTGCCATTTTATTAGCAATAATTCTTCCTGCAGACAATACCTCTGATTTATTTGTCTCTTCTTCTGAGAGTGGTTTGGAAACAAAGCTTGACGTCTACTCGCTGACGTGATGGTGTTTATTCGTTATAGTTTAAAgctgcaaacaaaaatttataacCGGTTTGTTTACTTCTTTTTCCAAGATCAGGAAAGAATAACCAGCGAGACATGGATTATTGCAATGATATCATTTAGCAGAAAGCGATAAATCGTATGTAAAATTATGAATGGTTCTTAAACATTATTCTGTCATCCACGCCATGAACGGATACCACAGTAAAGTCGGATGTGTTCTGCATAAATTAAACTGTCAAAATGTCTAAATGGcatcaaataaacaaaccagCACCGCTACGCAACACGGAACCGGGAAGAGCACGTTTAAATACGAAGGGTTTAATTGTAAGCTACTGCATAAACTTTGGCGAAGCGATTCTAACATTATATTTCTACCACCTCATACCTCAACAAGCTTTATTCCTACAGGAGAAAAACTTCACCAAGCAGGTCATCATAACCTCAAGATCGTAAGGGCCGCGCACACTTCGCTGAGCACATAATGTCCGGAATACTCTTCGAAGACATTTTCAACGTGAAAGACATGGACCCGGAAGGGAAAAAATTCGACAGGGTCAGTCGGCTTCACTGTGAATCAGAATCGTTCAAAATGGATCTTATACTGGACATCAACTCTTGGCTGTATCCATTAGAATTAGGCGACAAATTTCGTCTAGTTCTAACGACTACACTGCATGAAGATGGCACAGCAGGTAAGTTGGTAGAGAATCATAAACTGGCGTAAAAATGACAAAGTTTGCTCTATGGTTTTTCTCTTACAGCTAGCATGGAGTACAATGCTGCAGAAATAGAAGGATCTCGCGCCGATAGCTTCGAGTACGTTATGTTCGGAAAAGTGTACAGGATCGAGGGGGATGACTCCCAGACAGAATCTTCCAATAGGTTGTCTGCATACGTTTCGTTCGGTGGTCTATTGATGAGGTTACAAGGCGATGCAAACAATCTGCATGGTTTTGAGATCGACCAGCATATGTACCTGCTAATGAAGAAACTGGCGTTTTAGGTTACAATCTTCCCTATGTATGGCCTCTCATTTGCGTTTGTTCAATAAATCGCGTATTCTTCTACTTCCCGTGTGTAAAGTGTACCACCATCATTGCCGTAACACATTCGATAGACGAATCCACAAATAGATGTTAAGTACTACACTTGTCAACATAAGCAAAACGACTAGCAGCAACGATATTGCACTGAAGGACATAGAAGAAAACTTATTTTACTCTGTTGAACAAAAATAGGAAGTTACTAACTTACCACAACCAAGAAACACTTCGAATTTCGGAATCTTGCACTGAATCCATCTGAACCACTGTTGGTGAACCATTTGCGTTACCCAAGGCATACTAAGATTGTGTTGTGCGTTTTTTAACACACAGATCGCATTTATGGAGTCTACATAGGAAGTCATGTCATCCGTAGCAGTTCTACATGTAACGCTTCGACTAAATATTAGAAGTAGGAGTGATGCTTTGTTTTCAAAAACTCATGACTAAAAACTGTTACAAAAAGCGAATGAATAAATTAGCACACGGCAGAGATTTCCAGATCCATATACGCATTGTAGTACTTCCCCACGAGGTATGTCGCACGTTAATAGAATAGATTCATCTGTTTGTATATAGTGGAGCAAATGCTTCGATTCTCATTAGCTGGCACGTATTTGGTTACGAGTGGCGTTGCATTTCAGGTGGCTTTAGTTCTGCATGTTACAGCTCCGGCAGCACTAACGTCGATTCAATCCTCGCCTAGTTTCTTTAAGCCATCTTTAATGGAATGCTTTATTTTTGATCCTGTCTCCTTGATTGTATCGGAAGCGTTCTCGTCGACATGAATAACTCCATAGTAAATAGCAACCGCAATGGCGATGGCAAATAGAATGcagctataaaaaaaaaaaacagaaagcaaaGAATCATACGAGATTCACCAAAGCAGTAGCTTCAAGCTAAACCGTGAGTCATG from Anopheles stephensi strain Indian chromosome 2, UCI_ANSTEP_V1.0, whole genome shotgun sequence includes the following:
- the LOC118503357 gene encoding COP9 signalosome complex subunit 7b, coding for MAPELSSFEADSSARQQYSAHNPIEQYVLLAKGAKGAACIELIKQVLEAPGVHVFGELLAMPNIEELQNGPHASYYNTLNLFAYGTYRQYLENKAKLIQLTPAMQKKLQHLTVVSLAIKSKCIPYNELLDELDIKNVRVLEDLIIEAIYADVIHGKLDQKNKQLEVDYAIGRDIRMSDIKEIASTLQEWSDSCETILLCLETQINRANTEKQKRIKHKEAIEQEISNLKKTIKTQSVESDEAMATDGCRDIAGGLDLRKKPTKSKSLKGSGPGKSVSK
- the LOC118503365 gene encoding DNA-directed RNA polymerases I, II, and III subunit RPABC3; this translates as MSGILFEDIFNVKDMDPEGKKFDRVSRLHCESESFKMDLILDINSWLYPLELGDKFRLVLTTTLHEDGTAASMEYNAAEIEGSRADSFEYVMFGKVYRIEGDDSQTESSNRLSAYVSFGGLLMRLQGDANNLHGFEIDQHMYLLMKKLAF